The following nucleotide sequence is from Salvia miltiorrhiza cultivar Shanhuang (shh) chromosome 7, IMPLAD_Smil_shh, whole genome shotgun sequence.
TGCATTCGTTTACGTGTAATATTACGATGGTTGAATGTGCATCGTAATGATGTGCAAAAaacatttcaaatttcaataaatCCAACTTTTTTATCATATACATTCTTgacaaaataaaattcatacttATGTAGTACGTTACGTGGATTATTTAATGTAGTTTGAATTTTGACTGGTTCATATTTAATGCAAAATAAACATTCAGCACAAGTAAAATTATGCATCATTGTTCGTAATAGGACAACATTCAGCaaaattaatatacatatttaCATTAACATGATCAAACCAATACATGGTCATATATACGTTCATAAATTTTTTGGTGCAGTCATAATGATTAAaaggtagaatattcacataagtaGAAGTCTTAACAAGTTTATTAAGAAGTTCACACATGTTCATACAAATTAATCACAATAAAATATTACATGTTCATGTACAGGTTCATGCAACATTCAATATTTCACTTGGAATGACAACGATACATTCATGTCCAAAATAATGGTGTTCATAAACTAAAAAACATGCACAGTTTAATAATGttcatatttatttcaaattctcaATAAGTGTGAACAAAATTTCATATCATATGttcatatatatgttaattGAGATATAATCACATGTTCGTGTGATTACCATTTTCATAACATGGATTTCAAATGTAAATAAGAATCCTTACGCTGTTCAAAATATCATATGTTCATATACATGTTCGTTTAATGACAACGTTACATTGATAAAATTCATGCCTAGATTAACGATCTTCATAACTCTATCTAATGCATGAACAATTAAATGACATGTTCATCAATGAAATCCAGTCCTaatacaaaaacaaaaagaCAAGAATAGTAACCCTTTGAAGCACAGACACCATACTAAGGTCACAAAACTAGAAAGAATATTGCAAAACTAAAGACAACCAATTAAAACAATATAATCACTACTAAACACATTTTAACAatgttcatatttatttataattggCAATAAGTTTGATCACAAGTTCATATTCACATGTTCAAACATATGTTCATATAAAATGGTGGAAACatagtatttatatttatttcgtTATGTAGATTTAACATTTTATGTTGTTGGGTTGCTAACTAGTTCATATACATGTGGATatacacaaaattaaataaacccgAAGCATTTTATCTGTCATTAACACAAGAAtaaaatagcttataaataTGAACAAGTCACATTCCCAgattcaaaatattaaaatttaatatacacGTTCGTACAAACAtgatttattcaatttcatataCACTTACATACATTACACGACAGTGACTTTCTCTCTCATGATGAGTATCAAATTTCATATGCAATATTGTTTTCTCTGAACTACGATATCGCAATGTTCAATATCTCCAAACAAATgttcatataaattattttacttgaAATAAAATGTTCCTCCATACGTTTATTAAAATGTACGGTACAAATTTTTTACGTGTAGATATAATACTCATGTGTTCATATAAATGTTCATGCAATGACAATGTTACATTGATAAAATTCATGTCCTAAATTAACGATATTCGTAACTCTATATAATGCGTGATAAGTTCAAGCATATGTTCATACATGAATTTGAGtcataatacaaaaaaaaaagccaaCAATAGTAACCCTTTAAAGCACAAAACTCGAAAGAATATTGCAAAGCTAAAGACAACCAATTAAAACAATCTAATCAATACTTAACACAATTTTAAAATGTGCATATTTATTTCTAATTGGCAATAAGTTTGAACATAATTTCATATCCAGATGGTCAAACATATGCTCATATAAAATGTTGGCAAAACAGTTTAACAATGttcatattttcatttatttcgtTTTGTAGAATTAACATTTTATGTTGTTGGGTTTCTAACTAGTTCATATATATGTGGATatacacaaaattaaataaatcagaAGCATTTTCTCTGTCatgaacaaaagaaaaatattgcTTTTAAACATGAACATCGCACATTTTCAGGTTCaaagtattaaaatttaatatacacGTTCGTACAAACAtgatttattcaatttcatataGACGTGCATAGAATACAAGGCAATGACTTTCTCTCTCATGTTGAGTATCAAATTTCATATTCAATATTGTTTCCTCAAAACTACGATATCGCAATCTTCAATACCTCCAAACAAATgttcatataaattatttaacttGAAATAAAATGTTCTTCCATACGTTCATTAAAATGTACGGTACAAAATTTTTACCAGTTAGATAGAATACTCATGTGTTCATATACATGTTCATGCAATGACAACGTTACATTGATAAAATTCATGCCTCGATTACCGATGTTCATAACTCTATATAATGCGTAATAAGTTCAACCATATGTTCATCAAtgaaatcgaaaaaaaaagataagaataataacCCTTTAAAGCAATAATTAAAGACAACCAATTAAAACAATCTAATTACTACTTAACACATTTTAACAATGTTCATATTTATTTCTAATTGGCAATAAGTTTGAACAGAAGTTCATATACACATGTTCAAACATATGTTCATATAAAATGCTGGCAACATAAGGTTTacatttatttctttttgtaGATGAAACATTTTATGTTGCTCGGGTTCTAACTAGTTCATATATATGTGGATatacacaaaattaaataaaaccgaAGCATTTTTAATTTCATGAACAAAGGAATAAAATTGCTTATAAACATGAACAAGGCACATTCCCAGGTTCaaagtattaaaatttaatatacacGTTTGCACAAACATGATTTCTTCAGTTCCATAGAATATATGGCAATGACTTTCTCTCTCATGCTAAGTATCAAATTTCATATGCAATATTGTTTTCTCTGAACTACAATATCGCAATGTTCAATACCTCCAAAcaaatattcatataaattattttacttgaAATAAAATGTTCCTCCATACGTTCATTAAAATGCACGGTACAAAATTTTTACGTGTTTATATAATAATCTATGTGCTTATCTCAAACGTTCCATATGTGCATATATCTTACTAAGATTCTTAATCTGATCTGATTTATTATGTACATGTCTTTTTATATCCACATGAATGCATTTTACAATAACACATATTAATTccctcaagaaaaaaaaaagttcatacTTATGTTCAAACAACCTACAAAGTTCACAAATATGtctaaaaaaaaagtaggacaATATAAATTACGTATTTTATTTTCCAACATCACTTTTTATGAAATCTTATAGTTTCTATTCTAATTGTTTCGTATAGATTTGTAGACAAAAAAAAACACCAATTCTAATAAGCGGCCATTCATAGATGTAAACATATGTTCTAAAAAATGATTTAAATTACTCATAAAAATCAGTTATAAATTACCTAAAACATTATAAGTGTTTACCAAATAATTATGTCGAGTGCCCGCACTagaaatataaatgtttttaaaactttttttttacttgacaAAATTAGTTTATGGATGCTTAATTCAAGCTGTGTAAATCACAGGTTCAGAACCATGTTCATGGACATGGTTATCTATCGAATGCAAATATTTAAAAAGTAGGCAAACTCACATGAAAAGCTAAGCTATtattaatctatttaattaaacaATACGTTCATTTCATTGTTCATCAGACAACAATATGAGAGAATGTAAATCCGTCCACATAAGTTTGAAAAACATAGCaaaaatacaattaaaaaacaaaactaaTATCTCCCCTAAAATAAATGTCTCGTGTATCTAAAATATGTTAACAAAAAATCAGGTGGATGCTTTTATACTTTATAATCTCCTTTAAAAAAACATGTCTCATCCTGTAAAAACTCCATCAAACTTTGACGCATTCTCTGAAAGTTCAGCCTCATATTTCGTAGATGACTCTTTCAAAATCTCATCTTTGTACTTGTTCTTCTCCCATGAAACAATTGTTGCACAGTATCTCAgcctcagtaatcctagttgatGTTGTGTTGCATTCATTATTCCAGTACTCCAATTCACAGAGGTATCTCCCTCGAACGTTTCCATATGCCTCATCACATACAACCCAACATCTACTGAATTGATACGGGCTGTACAATTGAGATTTAAAACTTCTATAACTGATTTCGAAACAGATGCTGAACTTAAATGTTCACGGTTGTTGTTCAAAAACTCCGCCAATAAGGACCGctgaaattaaattaacaatGTAGTGTAAAACAATATTTATCGAATAATTTATTGAACGGCTCAATCCTGAAAACTTACAAGGATATGACACAAGTCGTTGTAGTTGGAACTAACGGGATGTTTGTTCACTTCCACAGAAGTGTCTATGATGAAAATCACCTCTTTCGGAAGATCAAAACATAGAACATATGGCTGGTCGTCGGGAAACACCGGGAAAAAGAACTGggaagcaaataaataaatttgagatTTGATTACAAAATAACGTAAACTGTTCTTACATATTATTACCATATCAATAGAGCCAAGTGAATTGGTTTGATACAAGCGAAGCTCACGATCCATCCCATCGAAAAATAATTTACGCCGTGAAACATAACTCATTCCAGGCTGGGATATGCAATCAATCTGTCACTCAATATAAAGAAACCAGAAAAAAATCATCCATCCACATCCAAACCAAATAAATGGTGTTTTAATTATGAATACTTACATATATGTCTGTAGAGGCAAAGAAACGAACTGGTTTTTGTGATGAACCAGCTACAAAAATGTGGTTTAAGATTATGGACCATGCATTGATTATCGATGGTTGCACAACACTACCTATTCGGAGAGACACCAAATCGAATATACATAACTCTATGTCCTTGAACATGAAAAGAACCTTCCCTCTGAATATATGGTTAAAGATACAGATTAGACATATAACATATAGCTACAAAATCAAACTTAATATTACTTGTATTGTGAAAGTACATACTCAGGAAGAAAATGACTATGCATACAATACATGGCAATGGCTTTCTCTCTAATGCTTAGAGGCGTAGTGCAGCatataatattatcaatatCGTAAGATCTGTAATGCAATTTCCTAACAGGAAAGTCTTTCCTCACACATCCATAGATTGGTGATTCCCCTCCATTGACCTTCATATTAATTTTCCAAAAAATTCATCAGTTGATTCATTTGCATGATACGGAAAACATAAATCAAATTATAGATAACTTTAATTTAGGCGGTGAAGTTTCAGATTTATCTGAAAACATACATTAGATGCCAGTTCTGATGAATTCTCATCCAATGGAACAAGAGCTGTACGAAACCTATTTCCTGTCTGATTGAAATAATGAAACATTAAAGTTAAAATGCAAAACTCTTAATTGATATAAAAAATGTGTATCATGTGAGATATTTGGCTACTACCGTTTTAGATGGCGTACAAAACACTTGGTTCTCTTTGTTCGCTATCTTAGCAGCATTGAAGTTCACCTGATTCAAGACATCATTGTCAATTGCAAATGCTATTCtcctttatatatttaaatctaTTTAAGACATAAaagattataaatttacaactaacaGCAAGAAAAATCTGTACTAACAGCAATAAACATCTGCAGTAATATTAGTAAAAAATATACCTGTACAGCACTTTGCTTGGTTGACGAAGGGGGCGTTTCGAATGTAACTGGCACCTTAAAAAGcgcaataaatatttataagttCATAGATGACTGAAAAGTGTAGGCTGAATTAACTATTTATGAGTTCTATACCTCATTGTTATATCATCTTCCAAATCAACTGTAACAGGTGCTTGTTTCAATTTGTCAGGCGTATCAATCACTATACGAACACCAGTAAGTTTAAACACTTCCTCTACGCTATCTTTAAAGAATTTTGATCCTTTCTCCTTTATCGATGCACTGTTTGCAACAATGTTCAGCTGAGCCATACGCTTTGCTATAAACTTAGCATCTTCCCTAAGCTTCTTCGATATAATGTAATCCTCGACAACTTCTATTTGTTTTTCGCACTTTGCTGAGTTATCAAATTTCACACCATATCTGGCTGGCAATGTCAATGGTTCACATAACCTTCCTATTCCAAACTTTGGTTTGTCCTTCTCTATTCGCTGACGTTCACGTAAATCACTGCTTGACCAGCTCATCAGAATAGGAAAAACCCTCTTAGAGATAGTGCCACTGATGTTGATACGATCAACATAAAAAAGCTGAAACAAGATAGTTTGAAACATTAATGtgcaataataatattaaatatgattATTACCACAAATTTACAATTTCATATTCATACTTACCACAAGGAAAATCGATGGCCCTGTATACATCTTGGTCTCATCGCCACCCCACGTTTTTCTGTTCTCTATAAGACTACGCACCATATATTCTGCCCAGTCCCATTCAGCAAGCTTGTCAACATCAACAAGAGTATTCAATACATGGGGGTGTACTGTTCCGTTCGAAAAGCTTTCAAATATAGAGAAACACATGGCGATCATAAAGTGCCGCTTAAACCAAGTCCCTCCAGTCTTGCATTTCAGCATCTCGTTCACTACCAAGCCAATCTTGATTTTATCTCGGTTCTCAACACGAAACAGAGCAACCCAATCATCAAAAAGTTCACTACTGGTTTGGCGGTCAAATCTTTTGATCCTCCGAAATCCTTTGGGTATACCAAACACACGATATACATCATTTTCTGTAACTTTGACTCGAATACTAGTGCTAATTTCCAGTTCACACGTTGTTGGGTTGAAACTGTTCAATGCCCAATACGCAAGTCGACCAGGAAGCTCCTTAACCCTTAATTCAAGTATGTTACCAAATCCTATGTCCCTAACTGCATCCTTCTGAGCAGTATTAAGTTTCAGCAACGCATCATGAAAAGAAGCAAGTGTTGTTCTTGTATTCAATGACAATACTTTAGATTTTGCTTCATGCGGTATAAACTCGACTGATTTGCTTGAATGAATAGGTCTTATTGCAGGAGCATCATCAATAATAATCAAATCAGATTCCACTTTGGATGATTTTTGAACTTTACCACTATTCTTGGAAAATGTTACACGACTGGCGGCACGTAGAGGTACTTGTTGTTTACCTATTTATACATAAAACATACAATGATTATGTTTTGATATAGATCACACTTTTACTGAGTTAACAAAAAACGATATGTATACAGCCAACCTTTCATTAATCTAGAATGATGATGGGAAACAAATTTCGTTCGTTTCTTATCTGGTGAAATAGAAGAATCACTTGTTGAATCTGAATACATCAAAAAATGCTTCATTAATACTAACattcaatcatatataaaaCAATTCGAAAATTTACCTGGTACTATGACATCTTTGCCAGGAGAAGATTCCATATCTAAAACAAAGAATATGTATTCAGATTACAGAGATATACGAAGAACTGCTGTTGTGgatatatatacaaatttcATACATCAAGTATATGTTTCGACATGATTTGAAACTcaatgtgaaaatattttttatgctTGTTTACAAGTcataaaacaaaatttaacaataaaaattacatGTCTTGTTTACAATTGAACAGATATTCATCCAAATTCTAATGAAGGAACAGAAAACTTTAAATATACCAATTCACCAGAAATTCGACAGATATTCGAACGAGTAATCAACCAAATTCACCTGATCATGAAATTCACAAGATATTTGAATGAAGTATATGTTTACAATTCAACAGATATGCGAATGAGTAATCAACCAAATTCACCAAATCATGAAATTAGATTTACCAAATGAGTAAAATTCAACAAATCATAAAATTTCGGactgaaaaataaaaaccaCAAAGAACCAATCTTTGATAATTCAGTTCACCAAatcattaaattatatttaccTAGAATCAGCTATCAGATTCACCGTATTTCGTTGATGTCGAGAGACTGCAACCGATGAATGTGAAAAAATGCCCACAAAAAATGACCTTTCAACCGATGAATGTGAAAACAAAGAAGTAAGAATGTTTCAGGAAATCTTTCtgatatgaaaatattttttgaaatggAAAACATAATCGCCATTCTACCGGAACATAAATCTATCGCCGAAATGGAAAATTCGGATTACACGGGATTTGCTATAGAGGAGAGATCGCTGATTTTGAATTTTACATTGATACCCTTTTCGATGAATATAATTCATACAAATCATTATTAAATACAAAGAAAGAATAAACCTCAAATTAACGTGAATCGTTGATTTCATTGATATCAATGGACCAAGATTGGTCTTTATTCTACATCTAAGATAGTGGTTGTCATggaatgcaaccctatatatatatatatatatatatatatatatatatataaaagaaagaaaatatttaatttgaatagaaaagcaaaataaatcctaacCTTTGATAAATCCTCCTTCATTTCAAGTTTTCAACGACCTTTTTGTGCATGGATGGCAGTGAAAATGGATTAAAGATGGCAAAAGTGATAAAATTGAAGAggacaaaacaaaaagaaaaaagaaaaagaaaagagaagaagcGAAAAGAAGAAATAAGCAAAATTTGAACGTAGAGATATCTGATGCAGATGCAATAGTACAAACTACTCTGAGCAAAGACGCAAAATCTCAAGTGGAAAGCCAATCAATTTTCCGCTACGAAGCTGAAACAAGTTTGATTATCGCCATATGCAGAGGGAGTGGCAGTTGATTTTACAGAGGGGGAGACAACTAAAATTCGAAACCCTAGAGTTTACCCCCTCTTCGCATGAATGTAATGGCGATACCAGAATTTGGTAATTCGCCTATACGTACAGACTACAGAGGTTTTGTATTCATGGCTTACTTGTAAATCTTCCTCTACACAGCACAGTCCTTAATCCGCATCCGATCATACATGTGATCGCGCACTCCTAATCAAACCCGCTTTGATTTGCTGGGAACCATCTCGCGCCGCTGCTTTCCGTTGAATTTCTCCGATCCGGCCAAGATTAGGGCGGTTTTCCTCTGTGTTTGGATCTGCGATTGATTGCTTTCTCCCATGGACGATCTGGATATCCTAGCCCGCGACTTCGGGTTCGGGCCCGGAGGGAAATCCAAACCGATGAGATCCGCGCAGTTCAGCGAGGTGTTTGGCGAGCCCGCCAAGTTCTCACCCAGCACAAATTATAGTACTAACACTCAACACTCTTCAATGGGGGACCTTGATTATGATTCCATGTTCAATCGGGAGGCGAATAGTGTTAACAATACTAGCAGCCGCAAAACGTCGTCGGCGTCGGCTCCTGTTTATGATGAGCCGGTGTATGATGACGATATTTTTAAAGGGCTGCCGGGGTTGAAGAACAACTCACCTACGTCGGCAGTTAGGTCTGACAGTGACGTGTTTACTGGGATATCATCTCACACCTCGAGTAAGGGTGGAAATCAGAACCATGATTTTGATGATTTGTTGGGGAATTTGGGGAGGAGCGAACAAGCAAAGGAGAACATTATGAGTAGTAGTGATAGGAGCAAGAGCAACTCGACTTCAAAGGGGTTTGATGATTTACTTGCAGGGTTTGGCAACGGCGCTTCTGCTGCTAGCAACAGGTGATTTTTTGCTTCAGTTTTAGTTCAGAGTTAAATTTACTGGTTGCTTTTGTTTTAGGGAGTGAAAACTTGTGCTGAAGTAATCATTTGTTCAATTGAACCTTGTTATTGGTATTAGCTAGGATGTAGGTAGGCAAATGTAGTTTAACTGTTTGAAACTAAGTGATTATGATAAGGTACTGCAATTTATCCATTCGTCGATTATCATATTGTATCCGTGTATGATTCTGATgtaattgtaattgtaaaatatctaaataactATAGCAACTTAGTGGTCAAACCTATAATGCCTGAGATTGTCGCTAAGATCAGTCCCATCCTTTTGAAGGTTCCATTCAGTGGCCAAAGGTTACAGCTTTAGAAAGttattttgaaattgaaaagagCTTTAGGTAGCGTTTTCCACAACTTTCTGAGTTTGCTGATTTCGCTTAAAGAATGTGCATAGAGTAATATATTGTGGTTATTTCAGGAAGTGAGAATTCAATGGTCAATATATTTTCTCTGGACTCTTaatatttctataaaaaaaagttaaaccAAATGGACGTTTAGCCCGGCCACTACTGAGACCACAGTTTTGCAATTCGACGATCAAGAATTCAGCACTGTTATTCTATAAATTTGTTTGGATGTTGGCTTTATGCTCAAAGTTTGTAATTTGATTAGAACAATTAAGTCTGGAGGCGTAAATGGTTTTTCCTAATCTTACATAATTTTGATAATTTGTGTATCTTATTGTTATAAATCCAATGGatgaaaacacaaaatctgaagAGAAGGAAAAACAATCCTAGTATTTTCTGAAATCATAATATAAGTCATTAGGAACCTGAAATTTTGGCCTTTAATTTCTGAGAACAGACCTATAACAGAGTCAAATTCGAGCTCTGTACCAGTTGGTGGCTCAAAGCATGGGAGTGTTCTGGATGAAACTTTTCTAGTTTCGGAATCAGTTTCAACCCAAGGTTCTTCGTCATCGAGGGTATTTCCAGATCCACTGGAGGAGAGCAGTAAGCATGGAAAATCTAGGAGCACAAGGGCTGAAGCTTCATCTGGTGGTGGCAGAGGATTTGATGACTCAGATACTCTTGGAAAACCTACCCAGTCTTTTTCCCGTGGGAAGGATACAAGAGATAAAGAAGGGATCCCCTTAAGATCTGCATCACCGCAATTTGTTTCAACGAGAGAAAAGATGGGGAGTTCTTCTTCCAGATACTCAGAACGCAATACGGAGAAGAAAACTCCTCTAGATAACTTTCAGGAACCTCCCTTATTTGACATGCCAAATTTTTCTACAGACTTTCAGAAATCTTTTGATCAAACTGCTCCTCCTCAATACTTTGAAGCAAGCTCACAAGTTGATATGTCTCCAACATCATCAGGATTGGGACAGCAGTCTGATGATGTATGGTTGAATGTATCAGAGATTCCTCTTTTCACGCGACCCACAGCTGCTCCACCTCCTTCACGACCTCCGCCACCCATTCCTCATCATAAGTTAAGGGCAGAAACACTTTTCCCTTATTCAAGTTCAAAAAAGACCAGTGATAAATTCCATCCACCATCAAATCATAGTCAATATTCCCAAAGTCCTAAGCTGTCACGTCCTGTGACCAAGGGCCAGCAACTTCCACAGTTCGATGAACCTGAGGACTTTGTCCAGGGTGGGTCGCAAAATGGCCTTGATGAAAGTGTAAATCTGCATTCCTCTGAAGATACCAATGCATTCTCGGCTGCTGCTGACGCATCAGCTGCAGCTATGAAGGAGGCCATGGACAAAGCTGAGGCTAAATTCAGGCATGCTAAGGAGGTGCGTGAAAGGGAATATGTAAAGGCTGCCAGATATAAGGAACCTGTGCAGCCGGAGAAAGATGAGCAAGATGGTCAGGAGAGAAATCTGAGAGAAATCAATGAGATATTGGAGCGTGAAAGGAAACAAAAggaggaggaagagagagagcagatAAGACAtcagagggagagggagagggagagatcaaGGGAGATTGAAAGAGAGAAAGGTAGACAGGCTGTAGAAAGGGCTAATCGTGAAGCACGTGGAAGGGCAGCAGTTCATGCACGTGAAAAAGCAGCAGCCGAAGCTCACTTAAGAGCTGAAAGGGCTGCCGTTGAGAAGGTAAGTGCTGAAGTTCGAGGACGTGCTGAAAAAGTAGCCGTGCAAAGAGTACAAGCTGAGGCCCGTGAAAGAGCTGCTGTAGATGCCAGAGGGAGAGCAGAAAAGGCTGCTGCAGAAGCTAGGGAAAGAGCCACTGCTGCAGAAACAAAGGATAAAGAACTTAGGGAGAAAACATTTGCGGTAAGCGCTGAAGTGGAAGCAAGGCGTCGGGCTGAAAGAGCTGCTGTTGAAAGGGCTGCAACAGAAGCACGTGAAAGGGCAGCTGCAGCAGCAGCAAAGATGAATCAACAGAGGAATGACGATGATCTGGAATCCTTTTTTAGCATGGGACGAGCAAGCAGTGCACCTAAGGCACGAGAAAATTCTACTGTAAGAGGTAGAATCATGAGCCATAATTCAGTTGATGAGAATTTGTCATTTAATGTTCTGACTTTTTCTTTGATGTCATTTTAGAATCC
It contains:
- the LOC130992988 gene encoding auxilin-related protein 2-like isoform X4, which translates into the protein MDDLDILARDFGFGPGGKSKPMRSAQFSEVFGEPAKFSPSTNYSTNTQHSSMGDLDYDSMFNREANSVNNTSSRKTSSASAPVYDEPVYDDDIFKGLPGLKNNSPTSAVRSDSDVFTGISSHTSSKGGNQNHDFDDLLGNLGRSEQAKENIMSSSDRSKSNSTSKGFDDLLAGFGNGASAASNRPITESNSSSVPVGGSKHGSVLDETFLVSESVSTQGSSSSRVFPDPLEESSKHGKSRSTRAEASSGGGRGFDDSDTLGKPTQSFSRGKDTRDKEGIPLRSASPQFVSTREKMGSSSSRYSERNTEKKTPLDNFQEPPLFDMPNFSTDFQKSFDQTAPPQYFEASSQVDMSPTSSGLGQQSDDVWLNVSEIPLFTRPTAAPPPSRPPPPIPHHKLRAETLFPYSSSKKTSDKFHPPSNHSQYSQSPKLSRPVTKGQQLPQFDEPEDFVQGGSQNGLDESVNLHSSEDTNAFSAAADASAAAMKEAMDKAEAKFRHAKEVREREYVKAARYKEPVQPEKDEQDGQERNLREINEILERERKQKEEEEREQIRHQRERERERSREIEREKGRQAVERANREARGRAAVHAREKAAAEAHLRAERAAVEKVSAEVRGRAEKVAVQRVQAEARERAAVDARGRAEKAAAEARERATAAETKDKELREKTFAVSAEVEARRRAERAAVERAATEARERAAAAAAKMNQQRNDDDLESFFSMGRASSAPKARENSTNPFSDQQFQNKGGSESGKRTSSSSGASSNMKKVFSTSNIVDDLSSVFGAPSAGEFQDVGGETEERRQARLERHQRTQERAAKAVAEKNQRDLQAQMEQEERHRIAGTLDIEIKRWAAGKEGNLRALLSSLQYVLWPECGWQPVSLTDLIIGASVKKAYRKATLCIHPDKVQQKGATLQQKYIAEKVFDLLKSPGNKS
- the LOC130992988 gene encoding auxilin-related protein 2-like isoform X5, which codes for MDDLDILARDFGFGPGGKSKPMRSAQFSEVFGEPAKFSPSTNYSTNTQHSSMGDLDYDSMFNREANSVNNTSSRKTSSASAPVYDEPVYDDDIFKGLPGLKNNSPTSAVRSDSDVFTGISSHTSSKGGNQNHDFDDLLGNLGRSEQAKENIMSSSDRSKSNSTSKGFDDLLAGFGNGASAASNRPITESNSSSVPVGGSKHGSVLDETFLVSESVSTQGSSSSRVFPDPLEESSKHGKSRSTRAEASSGGGRGFDDSDTLGKPTQSFSRGKDTRDKEGIPLRSASPQFVSTREKMGSSSSRYSERNTEKKTPLDNFQEPPLFDMPNFSTDFQKSFDQTAPPQYFEASSQVDMSPTSSGLGQQSDDVWLNVSEIPLFTRPTAAPPPSRPPPPIPHHKLRAETLFPYSSSKKTSDKFHPPSNHSQYSQSPKLSRPVTKGQQLPQFDEPEDFVQGGSQNGLDESVNLHSSEDTNAFSAAADASAAAMKEAMDKAEAKFRHAKEVREREYVKAARYKEPVQPEKDEQDGQERNLREINEILERERKQKEEEEREQIRHQRERERERSREIEREKGRQAVERANREARGRAAVHAREKAAAEAHLRAERAAVEKVSAEVRGRAEKVAVQRVQAEARERAAVDARGRAEKAAAEARERATAAETKDKELREKTFAVSAEVEARRRAERAAVERAATEARERAAAAAAKMNQQRNDDDLESFFSMGRASSAPKARENSTNPFSDQQFQNKGGSESGKRTSSSSGASSNMKKVFSTSNIVDDLSSVFGAPSAGEFQDVGGETEERRQARLERHQRTQERAAKAVAEKNQRDLQAQMEQEERHRIAGTLDIEIKRWAAGKEGNLRALLSSLQYVLWPECGWQPVSLTDLIIGASVKKAYRKATLCIHPDKVQQKGATLQQKYIAEKVFDLLKVNF
- the LOC130992988 gene encoding auxilin-related protein 2-like isoform X3, which encodes MDDLDILARDFGFGPGGKSKPMRSAQFSEVFGEPAKFSPSTNYSTNTQHSSMGDLDYDSMFNREANSVNNTSSRKTSSASAPVYDEPVYDDDIFKGLPGLKNNSPTSAVRSDSDVFTGISSHTSSKGGNQNHDFDDLLGNLGRSEQAKENIMSSSDRSKSNSTSKGFDDLLAGFGNGASAASNRPITESNSSSVPVGGSKHGSVLDETFLVSESVSTQGSSSSRVFPDPLEESSKHGKSRSTRAEASSGGGRGFDDSDTLGKPTQSFSRGKDTRDKEGIPLRSASPQFVSTREKMGSSSSRYSERNTEKKTPLDNFQEPPLFDMPNFSTDFQKSFDQTAPPQYFEASSQVDMSPTSSGLGQQSDDVWLNVSEIPLFTRPTAAPPPSRPPPPIPHHKLRAETLFPYSSSKKTSDKFHPPSNHSQYSQSPKLSRPVTKGQQLPQFDEPEDFVQGGSQNGLDESVNLHSSEDTNAFSAAADASAAAMKEAMDKAEAKFRHAKEVREREYVKAARYKEPVQPEKDEQDGQERNLREINEILERERKQKEEEEREQIRHQRERERERSREIEREKGRQAVERANREARGRAAVHAREKAAAEAHLRAERAAVEKVSAEVRGRAEKVAVQRVQAEARERAAVDARGRAEKAAAEARERATAAETKDKELREKTFAVSAEVEARRRAERAAVERAATEARERAAAAAAKMNQQRNDDDLESFFSMGRASSAPKARENSTNPFSDQQFQNKGGSESGKRTSSSSGASSNMKKVFSTSNIVDDLSSVFGAPSAGEFQDVGGETEERRQARLERHQRTQERAAKAVAEKNQRDLQAQMEQEERHRIAGTLDIEIKRWAAGKEGNLRALLSSLQYVLWPECGWQPVSLTDLIIGASVKKAYRKATLCIHPDKVQQKGATLQQKYIAEKVFDLLKEAWNKFNSEELF